AAAGAATGGATCATCAAAGAGTTTAGTGATATAATTACCACTTTCACTTGATTTATTTTCATCTgacatatcttttttatttcttatgatATCTTTGTCATCTATTTTTCCACAAACATGGGGTATAAGATTTCTTCTTACAGCTTCAACTGGATCATTTAGAATTGAAGTAATGTCATTGTTATGAATCGATTCTACATATTGGTTTTTGTATGTATCATTGCAATAGTCTTCATATGTATTTGATTCTTCTAATTTTTGCTGTCTTGGAAATTCTGCTCCAATGTATATTTgactttttgattttttaagttcGGTTTCTGGCGTCCCAACACTTATGgtaacagtagttcctgattgATATGTATTACATGGATTACTGTAGTCGTCATTTACAACAACTGATGAGAGGTATATCGGCGTATCACCCCTTACATTCATAGTAGAATAGCATTCGTTGCCATTGATTTGTATCGAGGTTTTCCTAGGTtcaatttcatttgttttatagaATTCTTTTCTATCTCTTTGTTCATCAAACTCATCAGAGTCAAATTGTTTAACCCTTAACACGGTTTTttgctcattgtcatttgtatCCGACCATTCATCACTTGTAGAACTTGTTGAGTTACTACGTACAAATCTAGTTTTAACATAGTTGTgtttctttgattttaattttaatcttggTGGTGGTTCTGGTGAACCTGTTATACCATGACGTAGGTTTTTTAGTACTTTACTTGTTATTTCACTACTATCACTCAAGTTTCCAATGTCGATATCATTTTTATTTGGAGTTTCTTGAACGTCCTCAACATTTGATTTCATATTAGACTCCTCAAGATTGTTGCATTTTTGTTGTGACATTGACTCTATTTCATTAACAAATTCCAAGAAAACTTGACTAGTATGACCGTGTTTTGTTTTTGACCGAAGAGCCATAGTATCTAAAAACTTTGGAGGAGAAATAGATATCGCTGACGCTAACCTTTCTGATTCTGAGCGGCGTAAGACTGGAATTTTAGGTACGTTGTtatctgaaataaatattttcaattatattttatgtgaaTAACATGATAAATACGTTGGAAAATTATTACCACAATAAATCAATACTACCTTCAATGTTTGTAGAGGTACTTTCAGCTTCCACGTTTGCAGAATTATTAGAatccatttttataatttcagttGCAATTTTCTTTAACTCTAAATTAATTTGCATATCTTCATACAATTCTGATTCATTTTGGAGATCATTGCTTTCATTTGAATTCGAATAAGACATATTATTTTCTGCTGCTTCTAAACTGTGACTCACAACGTCACCTTCTGCTATAACTTCTTCTTCCGCCTCAATAACAATACTTGGTTTTTCATCTTCTAAAATATTGTCATGTAAGTTAAGGTCTGCTGTATATATTACTTTAGTTTCTTCTTTTTCAACCAAGAATTGAACTCTTTTTCtttgatatatattttgagATGAGTTTAAGTTTTTGTCTTTAGGTTTAGGTAGGTAAAACTGCGATAAATTATTACGCTTTATCTCGACTGAGTCTTCAGGAACTTCAACTTTATTCTTAGAGTCATTGATTTCATAGTTTCTTGGTTTTTTAAGAATTGATTTAATTGTATCagtattatgatttttatatttaggaCTGCGTGAATATTCACTGGTGggctttttattaaagtttcttTCAGGTAGACGTTGATTATCACTTTCACTGTCATCGTCTGTTTTGTTATGTCTTATTCTTCTCGGTGGTCTTTTCGGTGAAACACTCTTCTGCTTAACCCGATTTGACGTTGATATACttactacttttttattattactcttACTTAATGACCCTAATTtactattttcatttttaatgtttggtAAAGATAATGCTGAAGACATATCAGTAGATTTGAAGTCATAACTTTTGAGATCATAATTGACAGAATCATATACAGACACTTcttctatactattatttttcAGCTCAGTAGATACACGAATTCTTTGTCCGCTTATTGCTTTTACATTTGTATCAGATTTGGACTTATTTGAAGATCTAGATTTAGAATCTTGAAAAACGTCACCGTAGTCATCATCAAACTCAATTTCTACCATAGATTTTGAACTCCTACTAGTTTTGACCAACTCATAGGGATTTATATCGCAAGATAAAATAGATTTCTTTTTATCTGTTGAATTATCTTCATCAATCCATAGTTCATTAACTCTGCTCACTGACTTACTTCTACTTTTGTTAAGAGTTTCTGGACTTGGTTGTTTAGTTTTGATACGACAGGGGCTTATGCTCTTTGCACGTGATCTTGTTGTTGAAAACTGACTTCCGATACGAGTCTCATGTGGAGGAGCTAATCTACTCCTACGCATTAAGTCGTATGGATCATTATCACCACTGGGCTTCAGAATACTAGGCCTAGATTTTGTGCTTTGAACTCGTACAGTACCAGCTCTTAATAAGCCACCAGCGTCACGGCTAACTTGAGGACCACGTACAGTTCCACCTACTAATAATCGTGGACTTTCTGTTATAGTTAGTGGCAAACGAGATCCTTTGCATTTCTTACATATACTGACTTTGGTTGAGCTGGTTTTCTTCGTACCATTAAGGTATTCAGGACAGGAACATAGTATAACAGCATAATTATGAGGAGTTGGTTTTTGAGGAGTACTTATTAAGACTGGACCGGGAACTTCCGGATATGCTGAGAAGACACTCGGCCTCCCCGTGGGTGTCTGGGTCCTTACGGACCCATAGAGCCACGTTTCTGCGTACTTCATGGATTTCGACAGTGCTGAGCCACCTTGTCCACTTATAGTTCCATACATGTATGGACTTTCAGGAGATTTTTCAGAAGATTTGGAACTTCCCGAAGTATTCAGTTTCAGTTTCGACGACCATTTTTTCGGACGTGAATTTTCAGGTGTTTCGTAAATctgaaaagaaaacaaaacacattttatatcgtactgtaaaacaaaattaatgaacttgaatgagaactaaaatataattaattgaattaaaaatatatataatatataaataaaaagacaattttttacattaaacgtttaaaaagtgttgaaataaatttcattcattatcagaactcgataacaatttatttagtaTTCGATTTGAATACATATTTTCCAATTGTTAAAGAAATGAGTTTTAACCAGTTAAAAAGcgtttttgtaattattttacaatagttCCCTTTGTGCTTGCCTCGACCGATTAGCACGACCGTCTGAATTTCGAAAACTCTTATTTTGAACAAAGGTTTCTTTATTCAAGACATACAATTGGCAATACTACATCACTTTATTCGTTATACCTCTTGTATACGTTAGTACGTATACAAGAGGTATTTATACTctgttaaccgacttcagaagaaggaggaggttctcaatttgacgagtatgttttttttatgtttgttaccgcataacttagTCATTTCTTTACCAattataaaaaccttttttttttgtttgaaggaatttacttccagattgatcccatttgattttcaaaaaaattggtttattaattttgtgttaaaatgaaaataacgaaattggaaacgtaggacacactaaaaacagaaaaataaaatatttttaacaaaaaaatttaaccgacttcaaaatcataaaaataaactaaaaagcgaaaaataacatcgtatgtgctaccttggtcactttgaaggcggtgccaacacagtgatgcattaactaaatccgattaaatcataaacttagGGTTCAAAGAatgtt
The DNA window shown above is from Bicyclus anynana chromosome 15, ilBicAnyn1.1, whole genome shotgun sequence and carries:
- the LOC112053988 gene encoding uncharacterized protein LOC112053988; protein product: MAAVSAAMFRPGGALDPPCYGQRIYETPENSRPKKWSSKLKLNTSGSSKSSEKSPESPYMYGTISGQGGSALSKSMKYAETWLYGSVRTQTPTGRPSVFSAYPEVPGPVLISTPQKPTPHNYAVILCSCPEYLNGTKKTSSTKVSICKKCKGSRLPLTITESPRLLVGGTVRGPQVSRDAGGLLRAGTVRVQSTKSRPSILKPSGDNDPYDLMRRSRLAPPHETRIGSQFSTTRSRAKSISPCRIKTKQPSPETLNKSRSKSVSRVNELWIDEDNSTDKKKSILSCDINPYELVKTSRSSKSMVEIEFDDDYGDVFQDSKSRSSNKSKSDTNVKAISGQRIRVSTELKNNSIEEVSVYDSVNYDLKSYDFKSTDMSSALSLPNIKNENSKLGSLSKSNNKKVVSISTSNRVKQKSVSPKRPPRRIRHNKTDDDSESDNQRLPERNFNKKPTSEYSRSPKYKNHNTDTIKSILKKPRNYEINDSKNKVEVPEDSVEIKRNNLSQFYLPKPKDKNLNSSQNIYQRKRVQFLVEKEETKVIYTADLNLHDNILEDEKPSIVIEAEEEVIAEGDVVSHSLEAAENNMSYSNSNESNDLQNESELYEDMQINLELKKIATEIIKMDSNNSANVEAESTSTNIEDNNVPKIPVLRRSESERLASAISISPPKFLDTMALRSKTKHGHTSQVFLEFVNEIESMSQQKCNNLEESNMKSNVEDVQETPNKNDIDIGNLSDSSEITSKVLKNLRHGITGSPEPPPRLKLKSKKHNYVKTRFVRSNSTSSTSDEWSDTNDNEQKTVLRVKQFDSDEFDEQRDRKEFYKTNEIEPRKTSIQINGNECYSTMNVRGDTPIYLSSVVVNDDYSNPCNTYQSGTTVTISVGTPETELKKSKSQIYIGAEFPRQQKLEESNTYEDYCNDTYKNQYVESIHNNDITSILNDPVEAVRRNLIPHVCGKIDDKDIIRNKKDMSDENKSSESGNYITKLFDDPFFSHLAEGLDSELVKKLIENSLIKLQETKHQEGAEGSKATIEKLIESSLISLKEEVQKENNQNDSKLVKVSKASEDISEHNTNDCLEHNDNCCSAPYESMEYESGVMGVFSDLEPMSDCYNASASELSTEDDTNSTRSKFYQMLVDAAICDIETTNTDDDHLYESIRLNSDPIYEEIGDMPPPLPVNPPPNSLLLLDDEKRSGSRSIFEGASKYDILSYLVDAKERGIDDEETYITNYDNEGDNSTLLDESKEKQDVIKSKLISSNTSQLSNASDSSEDNSLVINQDSIEKALVCKKPSTEIERNDSGVGSETSKTSRSRLQGKITPNNIMSDKDAPIHLCEDCDTAVDSQVTEQGSVYAPLVCRKCSKRRTERKEIITEIVETEEKYGRDLQIILEEFYKPMLVAGLLTQEQLSAIFLNVEELIDNNQVLSEKLRDGLEIAVEQGDEDLLTVNVGKILLECSGMLTAFQSYCVKQAGAALLLAGLEKEKELLRIFLRVSQMENAVLRRMNLNSFLMVPVQRVTKYPLLLSRLYRATPTCASEREEVKAAQRCVESRLEEINAAAAAAAAAARDVPLWRRLAAARRTAHDLHVADIRLRKMAVDVLDWNHDDARFAMEGKLLFTQPNDNNWRKGRTIKLMSINALLVTNGKPTIAHKTNEIRETREARDREAREREGEALFARSGVREAALLLVREKAGRYTLQREPLFLDRCVVAADHEPEHFFEVHEITTKDSFIFKAEESARTRIWYRQIQYHAQGAGAWRKRRNALANIMINPMLTRN